From Rhinopithecus roxellana isolate Shanxi Qingling chromosome 17, ASM756505v1, whole genome shotgun sequence, one genomic window encodes:
- the TMSB10 gene encoding thymosin beta-10, with amino-acid sequence MADKPDMGEIASFDKAKLKKTETQEKNTLPTKETIEQEKRSEIS; translated from the exons atggcAGACAAACCAGACATGGGGGAAATCGCCAGCTTCGATAAGGCCAAGCTGAAGAAAACGGAGACGCAGGAGAAGAACACCCTGCCGACCAAAGAGA CCATTGAGCAGGAGAAGCGGAGTGAAATTTCCTAA